From Saprospiraceae bacterium, one genomic window encodes:
- a CDS encoding GNAT family N-acetyltransferase — protein sequence MPIREIPLSRKGIDLSKVFDCICKGAIPDTVYDIVLTDNIQSIRDVWMQDPPESKLMGLEFLSVMDSHAPKDTRTVYGLVSKEGLVLARFCLQILEFDAEERLKLQDHSGHIHSYLDQVALASRQFLARYVKMRVIVMGSMLAAGPFGICFHPSVQKLEKEKLISHLTKFFFESKQIDASLFILKDLPAAQRLAGICLHKYPSYYEFTVQPNMLMVLDPDWKNLDDYKSALHSKYRIKVNKVLRTGSVLKFHTLSEEEIHHLRADVYALYQEVAVAAGFNMVELDEGYFCALKNQLKQNFDLVLVRREDKIVAFYTVIMDGSVMHAHFLGYSREENKAHEIYHNILLRLVEEGIRRSAKEINFARTALEIKSSVGAVPEELYSYIAHKSKWVNKLLPHILEFLKPRTEWTPRSPFK from the coding sequence ATGCCAATCCGAGAAATCCCTCTTTCCAGAAAAGGAATAGACCTATCCAAGGTATTTGATTGCATTTGTAAAGGAGCCATTCCGGATACCGTCTACGACATTGTCCTTACAGATAATATACAGTCTATCAGGGATGTATGGATGCAGGATCCACCCGAGAGCAAGCTCATGGGACTAGAATTTTTAAGTGTAATGGATAGCCATGCCCCCAAAGACACCCGAACGGTATATGGCTTGGTCAGTAAGGAAGGCTTGGTTTTGGCAAGATTTTGCCTCCAGATTCTAGAATTTGATGCTGAGGAAAGGCTTAAACTACAGGATCATTCAGGGCACATCCATTCCTATCTGGATCAGGTCGCACTGGCTTCCCGTCAGTTTTTGGCGAGGTATGTCAAAATGAGGGTCATCGTCATGGGGTCTATGCTGGCAGCGGGCCCATTCGGTATTTGCTTTCACCCTTCCGTCCAGAAACTGGAGAAGGAGAAATTAATTTCCCATTTGACCAAATTCTTTTTTGAATCAAAACAGATCGACGCCAGTCTGTTTATTCTGAAAGACTTACCGGCAGCGCAGCGATTGGCTGGAATATGTTTGCACAAATATCCTTCGTATTACGAATTTACGGTTCAGCCCAATATGCTGATGGTATTGGATCCGGACTGGAAAAATTTGGATGATTACAAATCGGCACTCCATAGTAAATATCGCATCAAAGTCAATAAGGTATTGCGGACAGGGTCTGTATTAAAATTTCACACCTTGAGTGAAGAAGAAATTCACCATCTCAGAGCAGACGTTTATGCTTTGTATCAGGAGGTAGCGGTGGCAGCTGGATTTAACATGGTAGAACTGGATGAAGGATATTTTTGTGCCCTTAAAAATCAGCTTAAGCAAAATTTTGATCTTGTTTTGGTCCGGAGAGAAGACAAGATAGTAGCTTTTTATACTGTGATCATGGATGGATCCGTAATGCATGCCCATTTTTTGGGATATTCGAGAGAAGAAAACAAAGCACATGAGATTTACCACAATATCTTGCTGAGATTGGTGGAGGAGGGAATTCGCAGATCTGCCAAAGAAATAAACTTCGCCCGCACGGCGCTTGAGATAAAATCATCGGTGGGAGCCGTCCCGGAAGAATTGTATTCCTACATTGCGCATAAGTCAAAGTGGGTCAACAAGCTCTTACCTCATATTCTGGAATTTCTCAAACCCAGGACGGAGTGGACGCCGCGGAGTCCGTTTAAGTGA
- a CDS encoding ROK family protein, with product MAKEELLWGIDMGGTKIEAVIVRKNPFEILVRERIATEQEGGYSHVLSRFQELIQILQKQSGLRAQRIGIGTPGIIDSSTQLIKNSNTQCIIGKSMQADLEKLLGIEVKMANDANCFAMAEATIGVVPDHLKNPEVVFGVILGTGVGGGLVVNGQVVNGLHGIAGEWGHNHLVEDGLPCYCGHRGCVETVLSGPATEKYYESISAQKKSMREINQLLTDGDSFAVQTMDRYLSYFGKAVAVLINILDPEAIVFGGGLGNLELIYQKGPGEVLKHLFNKELNTLFLRPKLGDSAGVIGAALL from the coding sequence ATGGCAAAAGAAGAATTGTTGTGGGGAATTGACATGGGCGGCACCAAAATAGAAGCGGTCATTGTCCGAAAAAATCCTTTTGAGATCTTGGTCAGGGAGCGCATCGCCACCGAACAAGAAGGAGGATATTCCCATGTTTTGAGTCGGTTTCAAGAATTGATTCAAATATTGCAGAAGCAATCCGGATTGCGTGCCCAAAGAATTGGCATTGGAACTCCGGGAATTATCGATTCCAGCACACAACTCATTAAAAACAGCAATACACAATGCATCATCGGCAAGTCTATGCAAGCCGATCTTGAAAAATTGTTGGGGATCGAAGTGAAAATGGCCAATGATGCCAACTGTTTTGCCATGGCGGAAGCAACGATCGGAGTAGTCCCCGATCATTTAAAAAATCCTGAAGTAGTATTTGGAGTTATTCTGGGAACAGGTGTTGGAGGAGGACTGGTGGTCAATGGGCAGGTGGTCAATGGCTTGCACGGGATTGCAGGAGAATGGGGTCACAATCATTTGGTGGAAGATGGTTTGCCTTGTTATTGCGGTCACAGAGGGTGTGTAGAAACCGTCCTTTCGGGTCCAGCCACCGAAAAATATTATGAATCCATTTCAGCACAGAAAAAATCCATGCGAGAAATAAATCAGTTGTTGACGGATGGAGATTCTTTTGCGGTACAAACGATGGATCGATACCTGAGTTATTTTGGAAAAGCAGTGGCGGTGTTGATCAATATTTTAGACCCTGAAGCAATTGTGTTTGGAGGAGGTTTGGGAAATTTGGAGCTGATTTACCAGAAAGGACCCGGCGAAGTTTTAAAGCATCTTTTTAACAAAGAATTGAATACCTTATTTCTTCGACCAAAACTGGGAGACAGCGCCGGTGTGATTGGTGCAGCTTTGTTGTAA
- a CDS encoding carboxypeptidase-like regulatory domain-containing protein translates to MLSFKNNISALVFCCVTVCLSAQNTELIQLSGMVMTDVDGQPRPLPFAEIGILNTNRGTYADSKGFFSLAVQRGDSIVFQYIGYKSAFFLVPDSLSSDRYTVFQILTKDTIFLPQTVVYPWPSKEYFRQEFLAMDVSDKLSEIAAAHLAQERIRGLMSSTPADGTETSSLYLSQQAQNYYYMGQLKPMNILSPLAWIEFFKAWQRGDFKRKK, encoded by the coding sequence ATGTTGTCTTTTAAAAATAATATTTCAGCGCTGGTATTTTGCTGTGTTACTGTTTGTTTAAGTGCCCAAAATACTGAGTTAATCCAGCTTTCCGGTATGGTCATGACCGATGTGGATGGCCAACCGAGGCCTTTGCCATTTGCTGAGATCGGGATACTGAATACCAACCGTGGGACCTATGCGGACTCAAAAGGCTTCTTTTCACTGGCCGTACAGCGTGGAGATTCCATTGTTTTTCAATACATAGGATATAAATCTGCCTTTTTCTTGGTACCAGATTCGCTTAGTTCGGATCGATACACGGTCTTTCAGATTTTAACCAAAGATACCATCTTTTTACCCCAAACGGTCGTCTACCCCTGGCCTAGTAAGGAGTATTTCAGACAAGAATTTTTAGCAATGGATGTATCGGATAAATTATCTGAAATTGCGGCTGCCCACCTGGCCCAGGAACGCATCCGTGGATTGATGAGCAGTACTCCGGCCGATGGGACTGAAACCTCCAGTCTTTATTTGTCACAGCAAGCCCAAAATTATTACTACATGGGCCAATTAAAACCAATGAACATCCTAAGCCCACTTGCATGGATCGAATTTTTTAAAGCCTGGCAACGAGGAGATTTCAAGAGAAAGAAATAA
- a CDS encoding alkaline phosphatase family protein, translated as MVLKMLRGIILCGFILVHTGAIRAQIISGPMLGYVEHRTAKIWLETKPGSDVQLWFWPSDQTKQRNRAYRTTHSRLGFETLTFDLVGLEPGLKYEYEILDQKKKPIPGGSGIFNTQILWKWRVPAPDFSFLAGSCYYANETAYDRPGKPYGAESNIFQSMANEDSYFLLWLGDNYYTREADYYSEWGLWDRASHSRANPKLQPLLKKMGHVGIWDDHDFGPNNSGISFSFREHSRQVFKNYFPNPTAGYKDEGIYTQLSYYDLDFFLLDNRYWRSSDSMQDSIDGKPNPDKKMLGKQQMEWLKNGLLNSYQPFKLIVNGSQSLNQNSNNDCWMHFPAEINELLEFIKFNDIRGVIFLSGDKHNSEVIKLDRENNYPLYELTLSALTSGPHKLNDLERANPQRVQQILFEENNYGRISISGPAKNRMLKLEIKDVSGKTQKEWSVSETELSHK; from the coding sequence ATGGTTCTTAAAATGTTGCGTGGAATTATTCTGTGTGGGTTTATATTAGTGCATACAGGAGCGATTCGGGCTCAAATAATCTCTGGTCCCATGTTGGGCTATGTGGAGCACCGCACAGCAAAAATATGGTTAGAAACCAAGCCTGGATCCGATGTGCAACTTTGGTTTTGGCCAAGTGATCAAACAAAACAAAGGAATCGCGCTTATAGGACCACACACAGCAGATTGGGATTTGAAACACTCACATTTGATTTGGTGGGATTGGAGCCCGGATTAAAATATGAATATGAAATTCTGGACCAAAAGAAAAAACCGATTCCCGGTGGTTCGGGCATATTCAATACCCAAATCTTATGGAAATGGAGAGTTCCTGCGCCTGACTTTAGTTTTCTTGCAGGTAGTTGCTATTATGCCAATGAAACTGCTTACGATCGTCCCGGAAAACCCTACGGAGCAGAATCCAATATTTTTCAATCCATGGCCAATGAAGACAGCTACTTTTTGTTGTGGTTGGGTGATAATTACTATACCAGAGAAGCAGATTATTATTCAGAATGGGGACTTTGGGACCGGGCTTCTCATTCCAGGGCAAATCCGAAATTACAGCCATTGTTAAAAAAAATGGGACATGTTGGCATTTGGGATGACCATGATTTTGGACCCAACAACAGCGGTATCTCTTTTTCTTTCAGAGAGCATTCAAGACAAGTTTTCAAAAACTATTTTCCAAATCCTACCGCCGGATATAAAGACGAGGGAATTTACACCCAGCTTAGTTACTACGACCTTGATTTTTTTCTTTTGGACAACAGATATTGGCGCAGCTCAGATTCCATGCAAGACAGCATTGACGGTAAACCCAATCCGGATAAAAAAATGCTGGGAAAGCAACAAATGGAATGGTTGAAAAATGGATTGCTCAATTCATACCAACCATTTAAATTGATTGTAAACGGATCACAGAGTTTAAATCAAAATTCAAACAATGATTGCTGGATGCATTTTCCTGCAGAAATCAACGAGCTGCTAGAATTTATCAAGTTTAATGATATACGCGGAGTGATCTTTTTGTCCGGCGATAAGCACAATAGTGAAGTGATCAAATTGGACAGAGAAAATAATTATCCACTGTACGAACTCACTCTTTCAGCTCTAACCTCCGGTCCTCACAAATTAAATGATCTTGAGCGAGCAAATCCGCAAAGGGTACAACAAATTCTTTTTGAGGAAAACAATTATGGAAGAATTTCTATCTCAGGTCCCGCCAAAAACAGGATGCTCAAACTGGAAATCAAGGACGTCAGTGGCAAAACACAAAAAGAATGGAGCGTATCTGAAACCGAATTAAGTCATAAGTAG
- the yidD gene encoding membrane protein insertion efficiency factor YidD, with product MKYLNYIMIIPIRLYQILLSPLLGKNCRFNPTCSNYMLQAVKEWGLFYGSWLGLKRITRCHPWGGHGDDPVPKKLN from the coding sequence ATGAAATATCTGAATTATATTATGATCATTCCCATCAGGCTCTATCAGATCCTTTTGTCTCCGCTTTTGGGAAAAAACTGCAGATTCAATCCCACTTGTTCCAATTACATGCTGCAGGCCGTCAAGGAATGGGGCTTGTTTTACGGGAGCTGGTTGGGACTTAAAAGGATCACACGCTGCCATCCCTGGGGTGGACATGGGGACGATCCGGTTCCTAAAAAGTTAAATTAA
- a CDS encoding DUF1272 domain-containing protein has translation MLKLKPTCENCNTSLPPESVDAMICSFECTFCKDCVEQVLENVCPNCGGEFQPRPIRPKSKLDQYPASKEVYFKPVDLIVFKEFKSRIGKP, from the coding sequence ATGCTAAAGCTTAAACCCACTTGCGAAAACTGCAATACTTCACTTCCACCAGAAAGTGTCGATGCAATGATTTGTAGTTTTGAATGCACGTTTTGCAAAGATTGTGTTGAGCAAGTTTTGGAAAATGTTTGCCCCAATTGTGGCGGTGAATTTCAACCGAGACCCATCAGACCAAAGTCCAAGCTGGATCAATATCCTGCTTCAAAAGAAGTCTATTTTAAACCAGTGGATTTAATAGTCTTTAAAGAATTTAAAAGTAGAATAGGAAAACCTTAA
- a CDS encoding aminopeptidase, which produces MRDWIQNYGKLLAEYSLYLKPGELVYLRSTTLAEPLVRAFQEQALKMGARLEVELAFDGEEENILEYGSGVALTTLQNHAIELISNCDAYLVIRAPFADKDLSHIDPERKKKRQLAHAAFSEIYFRRLGDKSLKRSLCQYPTPEFAQRAGMNLDEYAVFIQKACYLDRENPEEHWKALSLIQQRYVDYLNQCDLIRYEHSDWSIECSVKGRNWINSDGKSNMPSGEVFTSPVEDSANGTIFFNYPTMMFGKDVQGIRLEVRQGWIESWSAQIGQDVLDEVFATEGTRRFGEIAIGTNQNIQRATKNILFDEKIGGTVHMAVGQSYLQCGGLNKSSIHWDLITDMKSGGRIFADGKLIYENGIFLI; this is translated from the coding sequence ATGAGAGATTGGATTCAGAATTATGGAAAGCTGCTTGCAGAATATTCCCTCTATTTAAAACCCGGTGAACTGGTCTATCTTCGATCCACGACCCTTGCAGAGCCTCTGGTAAGAGCTTTTCAGGAACAAGCTTTGAAGATGGGAGCAAGGCTGGAAGTAGAATTGGCGTTTGACGGAGAGGAGGAAAATATTTTGGAGTATGGCTCTGGAGTTGCTTTGACTACGCTGCAAAATCATGCAATCGAGCTGATCTCCAACTGCGATGCTTATCTCGTGATTCGTGCACCTTTTGCAGATAAAGATTTATCCCATATAGATCCGGAGCGAAAAAAGAAGAGACAGCTGGCGCACGCCGCATTTTCAGAAATCTATTTCAGAAGATTGGGTGACAAAAGTCTGAAGAGAAGTCTTTGTCAGTATCCAACTCCTGAGTTTGCACAACGTGCAGGTATGAACCTGGATGAATACGCTGTTTTTATCCAAAAAGCCTGTTACCTGGATCGCGAAAATCCAGAGGAGCATTGGAAAGCGCTCAGCCTGATCCAACAGCGATATGTGGATTATCTCAACCAGTGCGATCTCATCCGCTACGAACATTCCGATTGGTCCATAGAGTGTAGCGTCAAAGGAAGAAACTGGATCAACTCCGATGGAAAATCCAACATGCCTTCAGGCGAAGTTTTTACGAGTCCGGTCGAAGACTCTGCCAACGGAACCATTTTTTTTAATTATCCGACCATGATGTTTGGAAAAGACGTGCAGGGCATTCGGCTGGAAGTACGTCAGGGCTGGATAGAGAGCTGGTCGGCCCAAATCGGACAGGACGTCCTGGATGAGGTTTTTGCAACAGAAGGTACCCGTAGATTTGGAGAGATCGCCATTGGCACCAATCAAAACATACAGCGAGCCACCAAAAATATTTTGTTTGATGAGAAGATCGGAGGCACAGTCCATATGGCGGTGGGACAATCCTATCTTCAATGCGGCGGGCTTAATAAATCGAGCATCCACTGGGATCTGATCACGGATATGAAATCCGGTGGAAGAATATTTGCAGATGGAAAATTGATTTATGAAAATGGAATTTTCCTTATTTAA
- a CDS encoding energy transducer TonB has translation MKNQIIFCLACILQIFWPKSYAQTNPADSVFKVYDTLVVFETETQKEYIQIVHQLVYREVDTFPLFKLCEKDPKPQECSKKYLLDCMYNYIQYPDSAKKNKIQGVVYASFIVDENGNRSHPKITRGLGYECDEEVLRFISVLPPMLPARRKGRAVAYEYIMPVKFQLKK, from the coding sequence ATGAAAAATCAAATTATTTTTTGCCTGGCCTGCATCCTTCAAATCTTTTGGCCAAAGTCTTATGCTCAGACCAACCCTGCAGATAGTGTTTTTAAGGTATACGACACCTTGGTGGTTTTTGAAACAGAGACCCAAAAAGAATACATTCAGATCGTGCATCAATTGGTCTATCGGGAGGTAGATACCTTTCCACTGTTTAAACTTTGTGAGAAGGATCCCAAACCCCAAGAATGCAGTAAAAAATACTTATTGGATTGTATGTACAATTATATCCAGTATCCGGACTCCGCCAAGAAAAATAAAATTCAGGGTGTAGTATATGCCAGCTTTATCGTGGATGAAAATGGAAATCGCAGTCATCCAAAAATCACAAGAGGTCTTGGCTATGAATGTGATGAGGAGGTGCTCCGGTTTATCTCTGTCCTTCCACCGATGTTGCCTGCTAGAAGAAAGGGTCGGGCCGTCGCTTATGAATATATTATGCCGGTGAAGTTTCAGTTGAAGAAATGA